tgtgttttcatgaaataaatctGACTCAGTTTGAAGAAAAGTATATTATCAGTATAATATTTggagtttcacaaacaaagggCTGCAGTACTTGCATAGGCAGGTAAACAGTCTGCTGCTTATCACTTTGTAAACGAGTGCTGATTTTTTGTAAAAGATCTCATTGTTCATAGTCAGGTATTGACTAATTGTAATTGTTCATCAGCTAAGCTCAGCTTCAGGTTTGCTAGACACAGGAACAATTCAATTTTCCATATGTCATTAATCAAAATCTGAAAGAGTGCATTCAGTAACGTATGTTATTACATAGCCTCAAAATAGGTTTTGAATTACTTGCATTATGGATATGTAGCTTTATCATGTTTAActtgattaaaatatttaaatggcTTGAGCAAGTACCCAATATACTGTCTCGTTGACGAGACTTTTAAGGTATGAACATACAACAATAAATCTGAAAGTGCATGAATTTGCATTTTATAAATCTCTAATTAATGTAATGTAACTGTTCCTGCTGATGGGTGTGCGGGTAACCAAGTGATTTTATGAGGTAAACGTGGTAATAGGGATGTTACTATGCACTAGTTTCATGAATTGATATGTAAGTCACGATACCCAAGTCACGATTTGATAGTATCACGATACCTATTTTCGCAGCATTATTGTGGAAATTTAGTCATATTTTGAACATCAGTATTTCTTATTTTATAATTGTCCTTTAAAAgatcaacattttttttctcagaGATTAAGATGTTTTTATTTCCCATCTTTGTGTATGAAAAATAATCCTTTATCATTCTCATATCAGAAACAATCATGATACaactgcaaaatgtaaacaattcaaaaacatatttaaccaaTACTTTCCAAAACTAAATACTGATACAGTTTTGAATGTTATCAATACTTGTATTGTCTCAGAAAAAGAATCAGTGTATAGTGGTTTCCCTGCATGGTAACATTGTAATGGTGGACAATAAGAATAGACTAGGATTATTATCAAATGCCACACTTTCAGTATGTTCATTTTCCAGTCATATTTGTTCCAGAAATTCAACAGAAACATGCAAGCAGCCCCAAAGAAAAAATCTCCACAAGAAACTGTGTTGTTGAGACATCCACGACCCAAGTATGATTTCCAAGGGAAAAAACTTgtcaagaaaacaaataaacaaataagtTCAGAAGCAGATCAGATCACCTCCAAAGCACCTCCCATGCAGACTATACTAACTAAGCCAAATGAGTTATCTCACAACCAACAGCAAGTACAGCATTTCGCTGAACATGACTTTAGAACTAAGAGTGCTGGTATTGTCAGGCCAGTACCTGCAGTGAGTGCAGCCACTCGAGCACCTGCGGCTCAGACCACAATCCAGACTATTCAACTTCCACAAAAACCAATACAGGTGATAGCCCCTGTGACAGCCTGTACTCCACTGTCCAAGGAGACCCAGGTCACGGTGCCAAGCCCCTCCTCAACAATCCTCCAACTAGAACAAGAGCTAGGAGTGATCAGGCCCAGCAAGGATGAACACGATAGACTAAAGCAGGAGAACGAGCAGTTGAAACAGGATCTAGATGTTCAGCACAAGGTTTGGACATCATTTTATTGGTATCATGACAGCATGCTGCTTTTGCAAGTTTTGCTACTGAAGATTGTTGAACTTCTTGTGAAAGGAGGATAAAGTAAGATCTAATTTAATGAACAAGTCCTGATTGGGCCAACTGTTGCAAATGTTATTGTCACAGCCTGTGTGTAAGGAAATGTTGAGTCAATATATATGATCATGTATCCACACATTGCTTCCAACAGTCAGgatgatattgacatgattgAACGTGTTTcttgttgttgatgatattaGTAGTTTTCAGAATGTTCAGTATTGTGAACTGTGTGCagtataaacagcaaacaaacatgtGTTTGTTCCAGGTGAATACAGAGCTGAAGAAGTTGTTGATTGCTTCTGTTGGAGAGGATCTGGAGAGACGTGTTGAGCGACTGGCTCGGTAAGCGCAACATGCATACGGAAATGTTGCCCTGTGATGCAGATAAAGCCCATCTAAATTCATACATTTACTAATGAAggaaaaaatattacattaatCATTGTTAATGATATTCCAGTTACACAGTATGGAAACAGTAGATGACAGTGACATGCAAATCAGCAGTCGCCTAAAACAGCATGTTAAACTGAATTGTGTTTCACAACTGTTCTCCCACTGTTCATGTCCACTGTTGGTTGAACATGTTTAGAAATACCCAGCAGGCTTGAACTCTTGGAGATAAATGAGTTGGAGTATGAGTTCCACAGACAGGTATCAATACACAAAGCAGATGATCGTGTCAGAGAAAACGATAGTGTTTAACTTTTAACAGAGTGTTTAACAGGTTTTCCTGGTATGTAGGGACAAGGCGGAGTTGTCGATGGAGGTCGGGGGTTACACCAAGAAGGTGACGGAGGACTACGAGAATCTGGACAAGATCTCCATCCAGGCTGACATGTGGCGCACCAAGTTCCTTGCCAGCAggtttgttaccatggttatagGGTACTACTGTCCGATGTAGGAAGTTGTGGGGAAGTTCACCGACCCTTTCAGAGGAGTCAGTGGAAAATGTCTGGTGATTGGATCATTCCCATCTAGTCATTTTTGCTGATGTGCAATAGTTGTAATAATTAATGATTAATGTAATTTGTAAGAATTCAGCACACCTAGATGAGCTGCACTTTGTAAGCTAGGAGGAAGTGGGTCAGATGATGAGCAAAATGTGTCCTGTCTGAATCAACAATGATTTCTCTTCACTCTGATGACCTTGACTTCTACCTGGCTTAAatcaggggtggaaataactcATTGCCCGACATCCCAATCCAGCGATCTGTATCTCACGCTATACCAGTGCCCTGTTAAATTACCAGTGTTAATTATGctctttttattaaaaaatcaacaagaaaattgGCAGGTATAGTGGAAGAATTATGAGGGCAAGTGTTTTTCATGTGCCACTGAATACACTTGCAATTTTGAAGTTATTTCTGCTATGAGATAACATCAGTTATCATCGTGGTAGTGGAGGATGTTGGATGTGTTGGATGTAGTCTGTGTTGATCACATGTTGCCAGAGTGATGATTGACGAGCTGGCCAGTGCCCGAGCGTTCTACTCACTTCAATACCAGGAGTCCCAGGATGCACTGCAACAGTTGCTCACAGAGAGACATGAGCTGCGTGCAAATTTACTGGAAACCATGAagtgagttacctcccttgtatactgtattgttgtttaacactgtacCAGATAACTTGAGTCAACTGATATAAATAGTTGTCCAAAGCTGGTAGCAAGATCCATAAACTAAGGGAGACAATGAGCCACTTTTCTCAGGAGAAGAGATCCTGTAGAGCCAGAGCTGGCTTTCAACAGTAAATCAAGGTGCAACACTTGAAAAGAAGAGTTTTACTGCTATTGGATTTTTGAaagtttcaatttcaatttgtaCACAAGCTCCAAGCTGAATATGGATGggagatttgtttgttgtatttttgaaACTCCAAGACATGTTGTGTAGTGATGCTGTTAACTTCACTCACTAATCATCACAGGTGTCTTCAGCAAGTGAAAGGGGCCTTTGATCCACTGAATGCTCACAAGTCGACAAATCTGCCATCAACAAATGTCATTGACTTGGCTCGAATGTCCCAACAGTTATCTGAAGCAATCCGGTACCGCCTCCTCCCCGGCAAGCTCAATCTCCAGACCACCATCAACATTGAGGACCAACTGGACAACTCCATGACCCAGGCTGAGAGCTTCGCCCACCAGGTGAGCGTTGATACTGTCTTCCTAGGGACTATGGCATGGGTTCGATACCTGgcatgtgaggcccatttctggtgtcgcacaccatgatattgctggaatattgctaacagcagattaacaccatactcactcactcactcagtcagtcccTCCTAGAGACATGTTTAGTCTTCCGgatcatatatttcatttgtcgAGCGACCCGTGTAgatacggggtagaataggtcttcagcaaccttttGTCGTCATAAGgggcggtcagactcgctgacttggttggcacatgtcatcagttcccaattgtgcaaaacaatgctcatgctattggtgactagattgtctggtccagaactgATTATTTACCGTCATGAAAATTATATTAATTAGTGTAGTAGACAGTATTGCTGACAACCTGAGTTGCAACTCAaaccaagggaagtaactccagTTGGACATGGATGTAATCCCAGCTTATcaacatacatcagtacaaattGAGTTTTCTTAAGAATTATTTGTGTTACATTAGACCAACTGCAACTATTTATATTATTAATCATTATGCTGATTATTTCAAGTGATATCATACAGTTGTTAAGGTAAACAGTTGCAGTATATCAATAGTTATTTATGATGCCATCTGTGCTTCCATGTCTGTTTCAGCTGGTTGCAAGACAGACGAAACTGGATCCTGTACACAAGTCTGTATCAGGGAACCTGTTCGGCCCCGGGTCACGTGTCGAGAGGTTCCACCCTGATGCTCGCTATGACAACTTGACTGTCAATTGTTGTGCCCACTGCAAGGGGGAAATCAGCGTACTGTAGACAGAGATGAAGCAACAGAGAAGAGAAAAAGGAGAGAAAACAACAAATGTGTCATAAACATGTAGCAAGAGAAAAAACATCACAAGATTGTcaaacatttttatttcatatcaaataATATGAACTTAGATACAAGTGTTCCTCTAAATGGTAATGTCCCCACTCACATATTGTTGTATTTCGATGTGCTAATTATGCAGCATTCTTGAACACATGGAAGAAGGTCAACATGCTCAAAGAGATTTTGGAACATTCGTTGCCATGACAAGACAGACTCATCAAAGTGAAGTACTTTTCTAGAATGGCAGTTTTTTATCAGTTTCTGAAGTTGAGCACTTTCCTCGCTATTCAGTCTGTATCATATATTGGCTCACATCAGAAATTATATTTATGCTCAGCCATAACTGGTACCCAAGCATTAATCCTAAACAAGGCGAATGTCCTTTACAATATCACTTGTTTTTCTCTAACTCAGTAACTGAGTTTGAAATGTTCCTTAGAGCATGTTGGCCAGAAATTACAGGATGTGTTCAGAAATGTAGTTTATTTGTTACCGGTAATGGGATATGAAACAGATCTGTAGCACATGATTTTcttatatatttataagtaaCTGTGGTAACTGATGCTTTATGAAACATGTGCAATTTGGCTTTCATCTTTGATGTATATTATTCAGTGAAACCATGTTAACTTTAACTCTGTGTAAATCAGTATTTTGCTGAAGACACAGTAAGCTTCTTAAAAGATTGAGTGCTTTGCATCCTGCCCCGGTGACACAGGTTGGTGCTCTGAATATTAACCAATTTTACAGCCAAGTAAACAACTATCAAGCAGCTCTTTTCTGCCCTTAGGTCAGAACCccatttgtttcaaactgttaATAACTTATAGACTACCTGTCTACTCCGAAGTATCTTGGTTTGTTTAGACAGAGTCTCCGGTTTGTTATGCGGGGCATACAGACAAGGCAAACAATAGGTGAAGACTTTGCTGATGAGGTGACTGGTCACATGACTTGACATTTTCTTCCTGTGTACCCAACCCAGGTTGCGTATgtacaggggaggtaactcctcctTGTCTATGCGAGTAACTGCCGGGATTAGTGTTAGTGTAGTCAGTCAGTGATGGGTTACTACTTGAGAGTTCACATCTTTTGTATGTTGGTATCTTCTGTACTTCCCAACCTGCAAGCAAAGCAAAAAAACCTGTGGTTCACTTGCGCACTTTAATCCATTAAATAGAAAATATGATATCTGCAAGAATCTTACTTATTATATTTATGGTAATTCTTATGATCCAGctatttttattattaaatgATATATGAGAAACTAACACTAGTGTATATCTAGTCAGTCATATTTTTAGGTCTCTTGCAATATTGCAGTACTGTCCTTAAAAGCctacaaaaatatacaaactatGTTGTTAGGCAATGTTAATTTGCGGGTAGATATTCATCTGTGGTTATGCTAAATCTCAGATGTAGAATGAAAGTTTTTATTCTGTGTATCTGTTACAAAAGTCACATCTATTTTTATTTCGTAAGATGTTTAAGTAGCTCAAAATTCTTTGCCAGTGAAACAACAACCAGGTGTTTAAGTTGAACATTTTTGTTCCAGTGAATATTGGCATTGAATGACATACATTGATCATGTTGTAACACATTGGACTATCCAAAACTGGCTTCCACAGGAGTTATTTGTGTTAAGAAAGGTCACATGAAGCCTTGCAGACAATTtttggtgttgttgttttttaccaTAATGTCAGGACCAAGTGACATCATTCATCTTTCACCATGAAAATAGGTTATCTGTGTTTAAACAATTACTACTGTTTAGGATGTTGAGGAAGGTGGAACAATGACCGTATATAGTAAATAGAATCTCAGTTTTGTGTTGTTGCCTTCATTGTTTAAATTTTGATTCgtgatgatatatttgataacagATTGAGATTGTGTCTGTGTACAAGGAAATTGTTTGTGTACTGATGAGAACTCAAGAAGTGCAGACTTTATAAGATGCACCTTCTGTTACAGGTGTATTGCTAATCTCATTCATCAGTAGCAATTCATGGGATATGCAACCTTgacaatacagtggaagctgtctaaactgaaACTCATTGGTTTAGACAATGTCCTGGATTGTAGAGtcgatgataaatgtacaaaccacagacgggactgagattttatacaAGTGTTGACAACTTACTGGATTGTACAGAAGCTagttttgacagtttccactgtaaaCAATGACACCTCTGTTGGAGTTATCCAAATGTTCACCAACATGATGTGTAACAATAATGTGTTGCTACGGAAACTTGTTATTCCTGGCATTTAATaataatgtatggcacttatgactatcttatcACTAAGAgagttatgattacacgatgtcatttagaaagtggtcaagtgcaacatatatcatatttgggatttcactttgtactctgagggtgtgggtttgaatcccggatgggacccaacccaaaaagtactagaatttgtagttaattaagaaagtgaaatcccaaatatgacatatgttgcactaAGAGAGTTGTAAAAATCTAGACCAAGGTTTACAGAATTTCACAACATGTGATAGTTTGATGTATGGGAGCATGAAGGCTATGTGTCATACCTCGTGTTGTGATATACACTATATTGTCATGACTTGTATCTTGTATATCAGTGTTACAATTGTATATCATTGTATATCTTGTATATCTTTGTAtcagtgtatgtgtatatataaatatattattctAGTCAAACTGTCTTCTGATTGGATGATGATTTTCCCATCAGTCAGACCTACAGACTCTGTACCCAAGACAACACTGAATTTGTCATAATGTTGGCAGGAACCTTTtagtttttgtattttttatgatatttctaAACAAACAAGAAGAGGAATCTTCACTTGAATTGTGGATTTTGTGGGTCACAGTCAAGTAAAGAAATAGAGCTAAACAGTTACTTAAGAATGCCACTTCAAGGAAAAACAAACGTTAAATAATGAAGTTTGGTAATTATTCCACTGTGGCCTTAGGTCTTGTGGTTTGTACTTGAGTACTGACAGGACTGTGATTTACTGTGGAACTTTTGTGGGACCATGTTTTTGACACGCAAGTAACTCTTTGACTGTGATATAAATCTTTTATTGCAAACTGTGGGAACATCTTTGAgtggtattttagaagttgctaaGTACAATATAGAACATACTGTATGGATAGCAGCTTCTGTTATTCATGAgagcaacaaacaacaaaagttgttatccataaagttagCTCTATATTAAACAAACTGTGACATAAAGCTACTTTCTCTCGTCTGTACTGGATAATGATACTCATTCTGTGGTTTGATTCACGACATGGTTCAATCTTGAAGTGGCACAAAATAATACTCACTCTTTAACTACAGCTGTAGGACttgaatgacatcacaatcaTCAGTAAGGTGTATGTGTCAGCTCACTAACACATGTATTCAGATGCAGATATTGCATGTGGAGGTGTGGTTATGAACTGTATGATGTATAAGGTTGAGGATATCGAGCAGTGTTGTATCATGTGTATTGTACTGGTATGTACTCACACTAGTTTTTAAAGTTCATAGGGGTGAAACATTCTTGGGTTCAATCTTCGCAGCATCTACTATATGTTACGATTTGATTTTGTGCAGTTCAGTTGGTTTAAACtgtgagttaatgtgcagtattTGGTTATGGTGCCATTCCACTGCTCCTTGAAGAAATGTCCTTATATTGATGATGGTACAGGAGCTCTTaccattgatgatgatgatgatgatgatgatgatgatgatgatgatgatgatgatattttagTGTCGGGTAAgatgtatgattgtgtgagATGAAGCTCATGTGTTCAGTGACTGTATACAAACTGTAATGGTCAAACGAATGATTTCAGATGATAATTAGAATGTAACCTAATTTCTGCTATGTACTTACTCTAAGTGTTAAGTGTATCAACACCCTTGAGTAAAAGCTTTCTCTTGTGTTGATATGTTCAGTATCAAAAGATGCAGGATGAAGGAAACTGTCAATCATCTCACAGGTCTGTGACACACATCTAACAGTTTAGTTTTTGTGTAAACCAGACAGCTATTTCATCCAGTTTGTGTGCAGCTGAAAAAGAGAACAGAGATTGTTGTAGAAATGAGGCAGGAAGTCAAGGGGAGGTAATAGGTATTGATCGATCAGTGATAGAAGCAGTCTCTTTATGGGAATTAGGGGTGCTTCACAATCTGCATGTGTAAATAACTCTTTTGATACTGAGGAAACAGCTATAAACATATAGTGATGGTTATGAAAGTTAAATGTGACTTAATGTACAGATTTCATTAAGTCTCTAAGTATCACCATGATTTTCATACTAATTGTGTTACAATCATCAGGGCTGTGGAGAGTGTAGTGTCACTGTGGTATCCATGGAGACATTGACCAACTTCTTAGTAAACAGAATAACCTTAACCATGTTTGGTTTCATGGGACTCGCTTGGTCTGGGTTCAGTTCTCCTTTTGGTGTCCTTGGTCCAAATATGGTTTATTCATTTTTACTCATTTGGGTCCCTCTTTCTCTAATCAGACaatgaacatggtgtaacgcttTGATTATGGTCATTTTTCAGGTTTTGTTCAGGATTGATGGCATGTTAAATGCAAAAATCGAATTCTTTATGAGGACAAATGGAACTTTCAGATGGGTGCAATCAGATATGAAGTTTGTGATGTGAACATACTGCCATGGACTCTTTTTTGTCTTACATTTGTTTTATCCTCTAGCAATTCATGGGAAATGACCTATgcagatctggggtagaataagtcttcagcaacccatgcttgccacaaatagcaactatgcttgttgtgtgaggcaactaacaggattgggtggtcaggcttgcagatatggttgacatatgtcatcatatcataaTTGTGCTgacagatgctcatgttgttgatcacaacACTATTTGTGTCTGGCACTATTTGATTATGTAAAAACCGccagcatatagctggaatattgctgactgtacataaaacttaactcactcacccatgggAAAGGTTGTAGACTCCTCAGAGAGCTGATTATGAAAATACAAGAAATGATCACTTGAGTGGGGTAATGTATGGTTTAATGTGCACTTGGTGCGTGATGAATGTTAGAGAGGCCTGCTAACTGTGTGAACATTTGCCTATCAATGGTGCTGAAttcagtgaccttgaaaatgtgAGCAAAATGGAgtgtatgattacacgatgccatttagaaagtggtcaaatgcaacatatgtcatatttgggatttcactttcttagtaaagtacaaattctagtacttttttcggttgagtcccatccgggattcgaacccgcaccaccagttgtggaagtcgcggtggctgagcgggctaggcggctgactttgtgtgctggcgattaggtgcctgactctgagggtgcgggttcgaatcccggatgggactcaaccgaaaaaagtactagaatttgtcctttactaagaaagtgaaatcccaaatatgacatatgttgcaaatgGAGTGTAGTGTCAGAACATACCAGAAAGATATGAATACTGGTGCCATGAAGCATATATGAATGAGAGGTTGACGGTTGTAAAGTACACATGAAATGTTGCATCTCTGTACAAAAGTTTAACTAAAAgtgcaaatatatattttaataaatatCCTGTTAATCGATATGATGTGTTTGTTGCTTTCTACACATTGTAGATCTAGGTAGATATTTCATCTTATATTCAGCCGTTGATGACAACGTGCGATCGTTGAAGCCAACTGTATTTAATAAAGATTCTGGTTGGTTCCAAACGTTTAGCAACATACATGCACAACTTGTTATCATCGTGTTAAGCAACACTTGCATGTACACACACTATATTGTCATCCTGCTAAGGAACACTTGCATGTACACACAATGTATTGTTATCCTGCTAAGGAACACTTGCATGTACACACAATGTATTGTTATCCTGCTACGGAACACTTGCATGTACACACACTATATTGTCATCGTGCTACGGAACACTTGCATGTACACACACTATATTGTCATCGTGCTAAGGAACACTTGCATGTACACACAATGTATTGTCAGTGTGTTAAGCAACAGTTCATATACGCACCATGTATTGTCATGGTGTTAAGGAACACTTGCACGTTAACACACTGTATATGGCCATTGTGTTAAGCAACACTTGCACGTTAGCACACTGTACATTGCCATTGTGTTAAGCAAcgcatacatgtacacacaacatTTTGTCATCGTGTTAAAGAACACTAGCATGTACACACAACACATTGACACCATCTTAAGCAGaagttacagaaaatacaccctTTTAACGTGTACATGACACGTGTAACcggagtgtattttctgtagttTTTATTATTACTGATTATGTTTTACTGGGTTACAaagtttagagttttgagtgatagttattaacAGTCACATTTGGTACCACGGTAATAGTGTTATAGCGGCACACCTTTaagtagcgctttagagttgcgctttggtgtgtgttttgagtGTTGGTAAACAGGAGGCCGATCGCGAAGCTTCGACACTTTGCTGGattgctcaagaatcagtgactgtgtatataaaggctggttgatgTGTtgactacacacacacacggacttacactcaGAGTAATACTGGAGTTATGTTCTCATTCGGCCAACCTACATTTGTCTGCAGCTTCtacaacgcttgacctacattcaagatcactcgctgtgaaagatttagtagaactgtttctcactgaaaaccaagagtgagtgagtgagtttagttttacgccacactcagcaatattccagccatatggcggcggtctgtaaataatcgagcctggaccagacaatccagtgaccaacaacatgagtatcgatctgcgcaattgggaaccgatgacatgtgacaaataagttagaaacacacacacacacacacacacacacacacacacacacacacacacacacacacacacacacacacacacacacacacacacacacacacacacacacacacacacacacacacacacacacacacacacacacacacacacaccgtatTCTTGTGGTATTAAGCAAAACTCACTTGCACACGCAGTATGTTGGCAACCGCTGCCTTAAAAAGGTAACATTCATTAACGTGGCAAAATTGCTGTGATGCAGATACTCCACGAATAACCATTCTTTCACATATGTTTTTACAGCAGAATATCCAAAGCGTGCCTTCCATTGGAATATTTTGTAGTCTTAAAGAATGTCTGTAACTCAATTGAATCTTGTGTATGAAGTAAAATGTTATTGAGATGTCCCTAGGCAGCCCTCGACCTTTCCTGCTGTCAACTTTTATAGAGACGCAGCAGGTAAGTTTCATTGAATGTTCCCTGGGGAAGACAACCGAATGTTTGTATCCGGTGATGTGACATTCCTGTAATATTGATTTCGTGGGATTGTGTCTGGGAAAGCACTGTGTCTGGGAAAGCACTTtacaaaattaatgtttgaagaggaagaagaaaCACCCAAATGTCACTCATATCATTAAGTCCAGTCGAATGTAGCCAGATGAGTCTACAGTGTACAGTGAGTGGGAGAACTCATGATGATTTTGTTGTGAACACATCTTGGTGAAGAACAAAACCTGCAGTGAAATTGGTGGTGGATGATTGCCACTTCCGTGAAAAATGCTATGTCAGTATTGATAACACAGGCCATTATTGATAACACAAACCCAGTCACAATCAAACTGTGGGATTATAAACTGCTTAGAACTGACGATCAAAATCAGATTCTGTGCTCAGCTAGATCTTACAGGTTCTAACTAACATACAAATCACTACTTCACCTGTGTCCCTGTCTGATCTACCAAACACTGCTTCACATGTGCCCCTGTCTGATCTACCAATCACTGCTTCACCTGTGACAGTGTCTGATCTACAAATGACTGCATCTCCTGCGCCTGTGTCTGCTCTTCCAATGGCTGCATCACCTGTGCCCTGTCTCATCTACCAATGACTACATCACCTGTGACAGTGTCTGATCTCTCAATCACTGCATCACCCGTG
This genomic stretch from Haliotis asinina isolate JCU_RB_2024 chromosome 4, JCU_Hal_asi_v2, whole genome shotgun sequence harbors:
- the LOC137281950 gene encoding golgin-45-like, with the translated sequence MQAAPKKKSPQETVLLRHPRPKYDFQGKKLVKKTNKQISSEADQITSKAPPMQTILTKPNELSHNQQQVQHFAEHDFRTKSAGIVRPVPAVSAATRAPAAQTTIQTIQLPQKPIQVIAPVTACTPLSKETQVTVPSPSSTILQLEQELGVIRPSKDEHDRLKQENEQLKQDLDVQHKVNTELKKLLIASVGEDLERRVERLARDKAELSMEVGGYTKKVTEDYENLDKISIQADMWRTKFLASRVMIDELASARAFYSLQYQESQDALQQLLTERHELRANLLETMKCLQQVKGAFDPLNAHKSTNLPSTNVIDLARMSQQLSEAIRYRLLPGKLNLQTTINIEDQLDNSMTQAESFAHQLVARQTKLDPVHKSVSGNLFGPGSRVERFHPDARYDNLTVNCCAHCKGEISVL